The following coding sequences are from one Caloranaerobacter sp. TR13 window:
- a CDS encoding NAD(P)H-dependent oxidoreductase subunit E has protein sequence MEFKFNWEENKEKIEELKKVIEENKEKKGALMPVLHEAQRIFGYLPIEVQRMISEGLNIPLAEIYGVATFYSQFSLIPKGKYQIGVCLGTACYVKGAQAIIDKIKEGLNLEVGGTTKDRKFSLQATRCIGACGLAPVMTINEDVYGRLKADEVPGILKKYME, from the coding sequence ATGGAATTTAAATTTAATTGGGAAGAGAACAAAGAGAAGATTGAAGAGCTAAAGAAAGTAATCGAAGAGAATAAAGAAAAAAAGGGAGCATTAATGCCAGTATTGCATGAAGCACAAAGGATATTCGGATATCTTCCAATAGAAGTACAAAGGATGATATCAGAAGGACTAAACATACCATTAGCAGAAATATATGGAGTAGCGACATTCTACTCACAATTTTCATTAATACCAAAAGGGAAATATCAAATAGGAGTATGCTTAGGAACAGCATGCTACGTAAAAGGAGCACAAGCAATAATAGACAAAATTAAAGAAGGATTAAACTTAGAAGTAGGAGGAACAACAAAAGATAGAAAGTTCTCACTACAAGCAACAAGATGTATAGGAGCATGTGGATTAGCACCAGTAATGACAATAAATGAAGATGTATATGGAAGATTAAAAGCAGACGAAGTACCAGGAATATTAAAGAAATATATGGAGTAG